Proteins found in one bacterium 336/3 genomic segment:
- a CDS encoding chromosome partitioning protein yields MTKIIAVVNHKGGVGKTTTTLNLGKALSVNSKKVLLIDLDPQGNLSQSLGKEVEENTIYETLIEDKKPNIIKISKNLDLIPANIDLAAAEIDLQIKTLAGHTKLKKKLADTAIKYDFVLIDCPPSLGMLTVNALTFATEMLIVAQAEYLSVKGFNTIMKLHKDIVEELNPKVNFLGILFTQFNGTVVNKSVIDGMRKKYKNKVLNTLIRRNVKISEASIHNQDIFTYDSESMGAEDYNALTLEILENLKNG; encoded by the coding sequence ATGACAAAAATTATTGCAGTAGTAAATCATAAGGGAGGGGTTGGTAAAACAACTACAACTCTTAATTTAGGAAAGGCTTTGTCTGTAAATAGTAAAAAAGTTTTACTTATTGATTTAGATCCTCAAGGAAACTTAAGTCAAAGTTTGGGTAAAGAAGTGGAAGAAAATACCATTTATGAAACCCTAATAGAAGATAAGAAACCAAATATTATAAAAATTTCAAAAAATTTAGATTTAATACCTGCTAATATTGACTTGGCTGCGGCTGAAATAGATTTACAAATAAAAACTCTTGCAGGTCATACTAAACTAAAAAAGAAGTTAGCTGATACTGCAATAAAATACGATTTCGTATTAATAGATTGTCCTCCAAGCTTAGGAATGTTAACAGTAAATGCTTTAACATTTGCAACAGAGATGCTAATTGTTGCACAAGCTGAATACCTAAGTGTTAAAGGATTTAATACAATTATGAAACTCCATAAAGATATTGTTGAGGAATTAAATCCTAAAGTTAATTTTTTAGGAATCTTATTTACACAATTTAATGGAACAGTTGTAAATAAAAGTGTTATAGATGGAATGCGTAAAAAGTATAAAAATAAAGTTCTTAATACTCTCATTCGTAGAAATGTAAAAATATCAGAAGCTTCTATACATAATCAAGACATATTTACTTATGACTCAGAATCTATGGGAGCAGAAGATTACAATGCACTTACTTTAGAAATTCTAGAAAATTTAAAAAATGGCTAA